One Deinococcus grandis DNA window includes the following coding sequences:
- the fusA gene encoding elongation factor G codes for MTTKAQQYLTHFRNIGIAAHIDAGKTTTTERILYYTGRTHNIGEVHDGAATMDWMEQERERGITITAAATTAKWKRSGTDQEYVVNIIDTPGHVDFTIEVERSMRVLDGAVAVFDSSQGVEPQSETVWRQADRYGVPRIAFSNKMDKTGASFELVLNDIKERLGAVAAPVQYPMGAENEFKGIIDIVRQRAHFYTNDLGTDIEETDIPAEYLDKVAEMRAQLIEAAAEVDEDLMMMYLEGEEPSVEQLVAALRKGTIEKRIFPVLCGSALKNKGVQLLLDAVIDYLPSPLEVPAIKGKVEDSEDSIEFPADPEGKLAALAFKIMADPYVGRLTFVRIYSGTLQSGSYVYNASKEKRERVGRLLKMHANSREEVTELKAGELGAVIGLKDAGTGNTLIGDGDDKVLLESIDVPEPVIKLAIEPKTKADQEKMGIGLQKLAEEDPTFKVETDQESGQTTIAGMGELHLEILVDRLKREYKVDANVGAPQVAYRETITKQVEVDSKFARQSGGRGQYGHVKLRVEPLEPGAGFIFENAVVGGTVPKEYIGPAQKGVEEAMQSGPMLGFPVVDLKVTIYDGSYHEVDSSEMAFKIAGSMGLKEAVQKGSPAILEPVMRVEVTTPEEYMGDIIGDLNSRRGQIQGMEARGNAQIVKAFVPLSEMFGYATDMRSKTQGRASYSMFFDHYTQLPNNIAQQLMKK; via the coding sequence ATGACCACCAAAGCCCAGCAGTACCTCACCCACTTCCGTAACATCGGGATTGCCGCGCACATCGACGCCGGTAAGACCACCACCACCGAGCGCATCCTGTACTACACCGGCCGTACCCACAACATCGGTGAAGTGCACGACGGCGCCGCCACCATGGACTGGATGGAGCAGGAGCGCGAGCGCGGCATCACCATCACGGCGGCCGCCACGACCGCCAAGTGGAAGCGCAGCGGCACCGACCAGGAATACGTCGTGAACATCATCGACACTCCCGGTCACGTGGACTTCACGATCGAAGTGGAGCGTTCCATGCGCGTGCTCGACGGCGCCGTCGCCGTGTTCGACAGCAGCCAGGGCGTGGAGCCTCAGAGTGAGACCGTGTGGCGTCAGGCCGACCGTTACGGCGTGCCCCGCATCGCGTTCAGCAACAAGATGGACAAGACCGGCGCCAGCTTCGAGCTCGTGCTGAACGACATCAAGGAGCGCCTCGGTGCCGTCGCCGCGCCCGTCCAGTACCCCATGGGTGCCGAGAACGAGTTCAAGGGCATCATCGACATCGTGCGTCAGCGCGCCCACTTCTACACCAACGACCTGGGCACCGACATCGAGGAGACTGACATCCCGGCCGAGTACCTGGACAAGGTCGCCGAGATGCGCGCCCAGCTGATCGAAGCGGCCGCTGAAGTCGACGAAGACCTGATGATGATGTACCTCGAAGGCGAGGAACCCAGCGTGGAGCAGCTCGTGGCCGCCCTGCGTAAGGGCACCATCGAGAAGCGCATCTTCCCCGTTCTCTGCGGCAGCGCCCTGAAGAACAAGGGTGTGCAGCTGCTCCTCGACGCCGTCATTGACTACCTGCCCAGCCCGCTGGAAGTGCCCGCCATCAAGGGCAAGGTCGAGGACAGCGAAGACAGCATCGAGTTCCCCGCCGATCCTGAAGGCAAGCTGGCCGCGCTGGCGTTCAAGATCATGGCTGACCCCTACGTGGGCCGCCTGACCTTCGTGCGCATCTACTCGGGCACCCTGCAGTCCGGCAGCTACGTGTACAACGCCAGCAAGGAGAAGCGCGAGCGCGTCGGCCGCCTGCTGAAGATGCACGCCAACAGCCGCGAGGAAGTCACCGAGCTGAAGGCCGGGGAACTCGGCGCCGTGATCGGCCTGAAGGACGCCGGCACCGGCAACACCCTGATCGGCGACGGCGACGACAAGGTCCTGCTGGAGAGCATCGACGTGCCCGAGCCCGTCATCAAGCTCGCCATCGAGCCCAAGACCAAGGCCGACCAGGAGAAGATGGGCATCGGCCTGCAGAAACTCGCCGAAGAGGATCCCACCTTCAAGGTCGAAACCGATCAGGAAAGCGGCCAGACCACCATCGCCGGGATGGGCGAACTTCACCTGGAAATCCTGGTGGACCGCCTGAAGCGCGAGTACAAGGTCGACGCGAACGTCGGCGCGCCCCAGGTGGCCTACCGTGAAACCATCACCAAGCAGGTCGAGGTGGACAGCAAGTTCGCCCGCCAGTCCGGTGGTCGCGGTCAGTACGGTCACGTCAAACTGCGCGTCGAGCCCCTGGAGCCCGGCGCGGGCTTCATCTTCGAGAACGCCGTCGTCGGCGGCACCGTGCCCAAGGAGTACATCGGGCCGGCCCAGAAGGGCGTCGAGGAAGCCATGCAGAGCGGCCCCATGCTGGGCTTCCCCGTGGTCGACCTGAAAGTCACCATCTACGACGGCAGCTACCACGAAGTGGACTCCTCGGAAATGGCGTTCAAGATCGCCGGTTCGATGGGTCTGAAAGAAGCCGTCCAGAAGGGCAGCCCCGCCATCCTGGAACCCGTCATGCGCGTCGAGGTGACCACCCCCGAGGAGTACATGGGTGACATCATCGGCGACCTGAACAGCCGCCGTGGCCAGATCCAGGGCATGGAAGCCCGCGGCAACGCGCAGATCGTGAAGGCCTTCGTGCCCCTGAGCGAGATGTTCGGCTACGCGACCGACATGCGTTCCAAGACGCAGGGCCGCGCCAGCTACTCCATGTTCTTCGACCACTACACCCAGCTGCCCAACAACATCGCCCAGCAGCTGATGAAGAAGTAA